The stretch of DNA AATTGCCGCCCTCTCTCTCAAGTCGGAACTATAACTCGATAGCTCTGCTTCTAAATAGTCACTTTGAGGTTCTGGCTTCCCAATAAAAGAGCGCGTTGCATTGAATTCTGCTAAACCGCGCTTGGCAATCTTTAAGTTGTTTTTAACTTCTGTTTGACAATATCCCCAAACATTCTCGCCGTATTCGTTGGCTTGGATACAAACTTTTTGACCCGAAAAATATTCATCTTCAATAGCTTTAATGGTGAGTGCCGCTCGATAGGCACGTTCTAAAGCGCGATCGGGGGTGTCTGTTAACCAACACTTGACCGTATTGAAAAGGTTGTTAAGTTTCATCTGATGGAGGGGCGATAGCAGTTTTTTCTAAGTATTTGACAGGAAAAAAATGGGAATTTGAACGAACGAAAGGGAGGAGATTAAATTAACAACTCGCCCTTTTCTTCTTCCTATTTCTTTGCCCTGACAAAAGACTTTGATTTTGTAGGAGAAACTGATGATGTCAACGAGCAATTTCTTGAGTTGTGTATGTGGTATAATAGCAAATTAATTTGCAAAAAAGTTGGTGCAACTTTCGTCACTTTGGATTACTGGATCGACCCGCAGTGGCAAGACAACTCGTTTAGTTGAAGAATTTAGTCGGTGGGTTCGACAACAACCATTGCCAAAACGCGCGGCAACCTTAACTCCCTCTCTCCTCGTCCTGGCTGCTAATAATGAGAATCGGCGAACCCTCTCAGATCGCATGGCACGGGCTGTGGCAGGGAGCTATCCCACTCTTTGTAAAACGCCTTTGGGGTTTATTAGCGATGAGGTGATGCTCTTTTGGCCCTTGCTGTTCGAGACGTTGAAGGTTAAGGCTCAGTTTCCTTTGCGCCTGCGTCCGGAAACCGAACAGGACTTAGCCGAACGATTGTGGCGAGATCGCCTCGATCGCGTCACTTTACAATCTACTGGCGTTAAAGAGTCGCGTTTTGTGCGCCAAACCCTCGATCTCCTGCAACTTGCAGGTGCGAGCATGACCCCAACAGAACTGATTCCTCGCCTCTTGGCGTTGGGGTGTTTGGGGGATGATGGGGAAATCGCTCTAGATGCCAATCTAGGGTCAGTGGGACAGCTTCGGGGAGAACTGTTGTTGGAGTGGCAGCAGTGGTGCTTGGATCGAGGATTGCTCAGTTACGGCACGATCTACGAGTTGTATTGGCGGGATTTGTTACCGAACCCGACCTATCAAGGGCATTTAACGCGCCGCTATTCGGCAATTTTTGCGGACGATGTGGATGATTATCCCGCGATCGCGCGCGACTTTATCGAACTCCTTCTCGATCGCGGCGCAACCGGAACCTTTACCTATAATCCCGATGGGAAAATTCGCTTGGGACTCAATGCCGATCCCGATTATTTGTCGAAGTTAGCTCAACGCTGTCGCGTCGAATTGCTGCTGGATGCCCCTTCGCCTGCACTGTCTCCAGCTTCCCTTAAAAGCGAGATCGAACAAGCCATTTTCGATCCCGTTGCCCTCTTTTCCTTACCCCCTTCGATCCAATCGATTCAAACCACCTCCCGCGCGGCACTGCTTCGGCAAACCGCAGAGACGATCGCCCGCGCGATCGCGTCCGGGGAAATCGAACCGAAAGAGATCGCAATTATCGCCCCCGGATTAGACCCCATCGCCCGCTATACTTTGCTCGAACTCCTGGGCAGCCAGAACGTTCCTGTCGAAGCCCTCAACGAACAACGACCTCTCATTAGCTCTCCCCTCATTCGCGCCCTCTTAACTCTTCTCGCGCTGATTTATCCAGGTTTGGGACGGTTTGCAGAACGCGATCGCGTGGCGGAAATGCTCGCCATTCTTTCCAACAGCACCAACGCCTTTCCCGACGCGATCGATCCGGTGCGGGCGGGTTTACTGGCAGACTACTGCTATCGGTGGGATGGGGAAGCCCCGTGCCTCAATCCCAGCACGACATTTGCTCGATGGGATCGCTTGGGGCATCAAGCAACAACAGCCTACGAAGCCCTTCGCACTTGGATTGAGAGAGAAAAGGTTCTACGGCAAGAAAAAGACTTGGGCGCGATCGCGCTGCTGGATCGCGCGATTGAATATTTTTTCGCCAAAGGCACAACCCTCCCCTTCGAGCAACTCGATCCCCTGCGAGAATTAATAGAAACCGCCCAACATTTTTGGGAAGTCGAACGGCGATTGCGACAAAACGAACCCATGTCTCCCGCAACTCCCAACTCCGTCGGGCAATTTATTCAACTCCTGCGCCAAGGAACCATTACCGCCAATGCTTACCCCTTAGACACCCTCGGCGCGATCGAACCCAACACCGTCACCCTCGCCACCATTTTTCAATACCGCTCCAGCCGCCGTTCCCATCGCTGGCACTTCTGGCTCGACGCTTCCTCCCACCTGTGGCAAATGGGCGGTGCTGCAACCTTGTTTGCCGCCCCCATCTTCCTCAAAAATTGGTTGGGCGAACCCCGAACCCCCGACGATCGAATCCGAGAAGAGCGCGATCGCCTCGGACGCATTTTGCGAGATTTGCTCGGACGCGCCCAAGAGCGAATTTACCTGTGTCACAGCGACTTAGCCGTGAATGGAACAGAACACACCGGGCTGCTCTTACCCTTAGTCTACGCCGCGCGATCGGCAACTCCTTCCCTCGCCAGCACGCCGTAAATTTAGGGCAAAAGGAAAACGCCTCTCCCAATAAAGCGCTAGAATTCTTAAATAGAGATTAAGATTGAGATTGAACAAACTTAGCGAAATTCGCTGAGATCCTCGATCGATGTCAACTGCAACCTAATTGGTATTGTGACGAGCGTGCTAATTCCTAATAGCAGTCAAGCAGAGCCTAATAGCAATTCCAG from Lusitaniella coriacea LEGE 07157 encodes:
- a CDS encoding PD-(D/E)XK nuclease family protein, with translation MQLSSLWITGSTRSGKTTRLVEEFSRWVRQQPLPKRAATLTPSLLVLAANNENRRTLSDRMARAVAGSYPTLCKTPLGFISDEVMLFWPLLFETLKVKAQFPLRLRPETEQDLAERLWRDRLDRVTLQSTGVKESRFVRQTLDLLQLAGASMTPTELIPRLLALGCLGDDGEIALDANLGSVGQLRGELLLEWQQWCLDRGLLSYGTIYELYWRDLLPNPTYQGHLTRRYSAIFADDVDDYPAIARDFIELLLDRGATGTFTYNPDGKIRLGLNADPDYLSKLAQRCRVELLLDAPSPALSPASLKSEIEQAIFDPVALFSLPPSIQSIQTTSRAALLRQTAETIARAIASGEIEPKEIAIIAPGLDPIARYTLLELLGSQNVPVEALNEQRPLISSPLIRALLTLLALIYPGLGRFAERDRVAEMLAILSNSTNAFPDAIDPVRAGLLADYCYRWDGEAPCLNPSTTFARWDRLGHQATTAYEALRTWIEREKVLRQEKDLGAIALLDRAIEYFFAKGTTLPFEQLDPLRELIETAQHFWEVERRLRQNEPMSPATPNSVGQFIQLLRQGTITANAYPLDTLGAIEPNTVTLATIFQYRSSRRSHRWHFWLDASSHLWQMGGAATLFAAPIFLKNWLGEPRTPDDRIREERDRLGRILRDLLGRAQERIYLCHSDLAVNGTEHTGLLLPLVYAARSATPSLASTP